In Pyrus communis chromosome 1, drPyrComm1.1, whole genome shotgun sequence, the following are encoded in one genomic region:
- the LOC137744455 gene encoding RING-H2 finger protein ATL8-like, which yields MPRSQRFLGSSTHPANFSNITAAPPPEAVALESDFVVILAALLCAVICVVGLLAVARCAWLRRVSGGRAAIGSASSSANKGLKKKVLQSLPKFTYGTGGAEPPPKLGSECAICLGEFAEGHEIRVLPQCGHVFHVGCIDTWLGSHSSCPSCRQILVVARCHKCGGFPAPVSEAELKAHQDHNNHSAPPPAAAAAAAPSTAVSISSNTATTTNFLP from the coding sequence ATGCCTCGCTCTCAAAGATTTCTAGGCAGCAGCACCCACCCCGCCAACTTCTCAAACATAACGGCGGCTCCGCCTCCTGAGGCCGTGGCTCTCGAGTCGGACTTCGTCGTCATACTGGCAGCGCTGCTCTGCGCCGTCATATGCGTGGTGGGTCTACTCGCCGTCGCACGCTGCGCCTGGCTCCGCCGCGTATCCGGCGGCAGAGCCGCTATCGGATCGGCTTCTTCATCCGCCAACAAGGGCCTCAAGAAGAAGGTCCTCCAATCCCTTCCGAAGTTCACGTACGGAACCGGCGGCGCCGAGCCGCCGCCTAAGCTGGGTTCGGAGTGCGCCATCTGCTTAGGGGAGTTCGCGGAGGGGCACGAGATCAGGGTTCTGCCGCAGTGCGGGCACGTGTTCCATGTCGGGTGCATTGACACGTGGCTTGGATCCCACTCCTCGTGCCCGTCGTGCCGGCAGATCTTGGTGGTTGCTCGGTGTCACAAGTGCGGTGGGTTTCCGGCTCCAGTATCAGAGGCGGAGCTCAAGGCTCACCAGGACCACAACAACCATTCAGCTCCTCCTCCGGCAGCGGCGGCTGCAGCTGCACCCAGTACTGCCGTTAGTATTAGTTCTAATACGGCTACAACTACCAATTTTCTGCCTTGA